A genomic window from Silene latifolia isolate original U9 population chromosome Y, ASM4854445v1, whole genome shotgun sequence includes:
- the LOC141629876 gene encoding uncharacterized protein LOC141629876, with the protein MGSFVFGTLETKINGSNVGNISHNMLDGWCVTTNSSMHKGGRVWLLWLPHIFDVSILQYDSQFIHARVQIKATQNVFLLTMVYAFNEGVDRVELWHKLSLIAAGCDEPWAIAGDFNTVISPDERLGGYTKKEDMDDFINCLNTCGMVDIPASGAFYTWTNKQDAAHRKFSRLDRFLINTEWVSMFPEMHAHFHPEGIMDHNPCVVSNIKLEGKKYASFKYFNMWSDAPGFHDKVHEIWNQHVEGSAMFRVCKKLRALKPVLKSLNRECCSDVEINATKAILLLEELQIQLQEDPTNQNLIAQEVAASTDVHYWSKARDSFLQQKAKSNWLADGDNNTALFHNAIKKRCLRNKVIQVENLSGKLWSLGVKRRQVVRIEVLNQGNFCTDDHIASLNSPVTKEEIRGVVFSIPIDKAPGPDGYTSGFFKDSWDIVGDELVMQCVCTTSYSLSLNGTNFGYFQGKRGLRWPFQYHPLCKNLKLTHLVFADDLLLFCKGKPESIWLCEIASSFSKCFGLGSNHTKSEIFFNGVSMRSRKGSNGNRFNEGSMPFRYLGVPIKGGIGFLSLKSAGGLGIKKAEIWNIATVGKLVNWIYCKADRLWIKWVNDVYIKNQDWHQYTPPADAPWVWKNVCKVKEKLKDGFNDKDMDFILKDILLRVVMIKAIMQDGMNMKAKLYALGCSPDDLCTICQAQTETIEHVFTNCEYVKMVKQELQHWFGGSDIQTHSLLAADRKSIKWKIRVAMFNAITYHIWLQRNNARIHCCILRPTVLVSNIVNEVRRRIQGKLRGVDEEPVSTWLRNIGVY; encoded by the exons ATGGGGTCTTTTGTTTTTGGCACATTAGAGACTAAAATAAATGGTAGTAATGTGGGTAATATTAGTCATAATATGTTAGATGGTTGGTGTGTTACTACTAATAGTAGTATGCATAAAGGAGGTAGGGTTTGGCTTCTCTGGCTCCCTCACATCTTTGATGTGTCTATTCTCCAATATGACAGTCAATTCATTCATGCTAGAGTTCAGATTAAAGCTACTCAGAATGTTTTTCTACTTACTATGGTATATGCTTTCAATGAGGGTGTTGATAGAGTTGAGTTGTGGCATAAGCTCTCACTTATTGCAGCTGGATGTGATGAACCTTGGGCAATTGCAGGGGACTTTAATACTGTTATTTCACCTGATGAGAGGCTAGGAGGCTATACAAAAAAGGAAGATATGGATGATTTTATTAACTGCTTGAATACTTGTGGTATGGTGGACATTCCTGCCTCAGGTGCATTCTACACTTGGACCAATAAACAGGATGCAGCTCATAGGAAGTTTAGTAGGCTTGATAGGTTCTTGATAAACACTGAATGGGTTAGTATGTTTCCTGAGATGCATGCTCACTTTCACCCAGAAGGGATTATGGATCACAATCCTTGTGTAGTCAGTAATATCAAACTTGAAGGGAAAAAATATGCTAGCtttaaatactttaatatgtggagtgATGCTCCTGGTTTCCATGATAAGGTGCACGAGATATGGAATCAGCATGTGGAAGGTTCTGCCATGTTTAGAGTGTGCAAAAAACTGAGAGCTCTAAAACCAGTGTTAAAAAGTCTGAATAGAGAATGTTGCTCTGATGTTGAGATTAATGCTACTAAGGCTATTTTATTGCTTGAGGAATTGCAGATTCAATTGCAGGAGGATCCAACGAATCAGAACTTAATTGCTCAGGAGGTGGCTGCTAGTACGGATGTGCATTATTGGTCAAAAGCTAGAGATAGCTTCTTACAACAGAAAGCAAAGTCCAATTGGCTGGCAGATGGAGACAATAACACTGCTTTGTTCCACAATGCAATTAAAAAAAGATGTCTGAGGAACAAAGTGATTCAAGTTGAGAATTTGAGTGGAAAGTTAT GGTCTCTGGGAGTAAAAAGGAGACAAGTCGTGAGGATTGAGGTGCTTAATCAGGGCAACTTCTGTACTGATGATCATATTGCCAGCCTGAACAGTCCTGTAACCAAGGAGGAAATTAGGGGAGTTGTTTTCTCTATTCCCATTGATAAGGCCCCGGGGCCTGATGGCTATACAAGTGGCTTTTTTAAGGACTCCTGGGATATTGTAGGGGATGAG TTGGTGATGCAATGTGTGTGTACTACCTCTTATTCCCTCTCTTTGAATGGGACAAACTTTGGGTATTTCCAAGGGAAAAGAGGGCTCAG ATGGCCATTTCAATACCACCCCCTTTGCAAAAATCTGAAGCTTACTCATCTagtttttgctgatgatttatTGCTTTTCTGTAAGGGGAAACCTGAGTCTATTTGGCTCTGTGAGATCGCCTCCTCATTCTCCAAGTGCTTCGGTCTCGGATCGAATCATACCAAGTCCGAGATCTTCTTTAATGGAGTTTCGATGAGATCAAGGAAGGGATCGAATGGTAATCGCTTTAATGAAGGAAGTATGCCATTTAGATATTTAGGAGTGCCAATTAAAGGCG GGATAGGGTTCTTGTCCCTAAAGTCTGCAGGAGGTCTAGGCATCAAAAAGGCTGAGATTTGGAATATTGCAACAGTAGGAAAACTGGTTAACTGGATCTACTGTAAGGCAGATCGTCTATGGATAAAATGGGTGAATGATGTATACATTAAAAATCAGGACTGGCACCAATATACTCCCCCTGCTGATGCTCCATGGGTTTGGAAAAATGTATGCAAAGTTAAGGAGAAATTGAAGGATGGATTCAATGACAAAGATATGGACTTCATCCTAAAGGATATACTATTAAGAGTAGTTATGATCAAGGCTAT AATGCAGGATGGTATGAATATGAAAGCTAAGTTGTATGCTTTGGGTTGTAGTCCTGATGACCTGTGTACCATCTGTCAGGCTCAGACTGAAACTATTGAGCATGTTTTTACCAACTGTGAGTATGTGAAAATGGTGAAGCAGGAGCTGCAGCACTGGTTTGGAGGAAGTGATATACAGACTCATTCCCTACTTGCAGCTGACAGAAAGAGCATCAAATGGAAGATCAGGGTTGCCATGTTTAATGCAATTACCTATCATATTTGGCTTCAAAGGAATAACGCTCGAATTCATTGTTGCATATTGAGACCTACTGTGTTGGTGAGCAATATAGTGAATGAAGTGAGGAGAAGGATTCAGGGGAAACTCAGAGGAGTTGATGAGGAGCCTGTCAGTACTTGGCTCCGTAATATTGGAGTCTACTAG
- the LOC141629875 gene encoding secreted RxLR effector protein 161-like has translation MYLMCSSRPDIAYSVGRLSRYTHNPGHDHWSALVRLLKYLKGTADFGLSYCGYPPVLEGYCDAKWISESKDIHSTSGYVFTLAGAAVSWRSSKQTCIARSTMESEFIALELAGREAEWLRSLVADIPLWPKPVPSVPLHYYVRSESNIADPLTKALNRKLVSETAKKMGLSPPT, from the exons ATGTATCTTATGTGTTCATCTCGTCCTGACATTGCATATTCTGTTGGGAGATTGAGTAGATATACTCATAATCCCGGTCATGATCATTGGAGTGCATTAGTTCGTTTGCTTAAATATCTTAAAGGTACAGCTGATTTTGGATTATCTTATTGTGGTTATCCTCCAGTTTTGGAGGGATATTGTGATGCTAAATGGATCTCGGAGAGTAAGGATATACACTCTACCAGTGGTTATGTTTTTACTTTAGCAGGAGCAGCTGTATCTTGGAGGTCATCCAAGCAAACGTGTATTGCGAGATCTACAATGGAATCGGAATTTATAGCTCTCGAATTGGCTGGTCGAGAAGCAGAATGGTTGAGAAGTTTAGTAGCGGACATTCCTCTTTGGCCAAAGCCCGTGCCATCCGTGCCGCTACATT ATTATGTGAGGTCGGAAAGTAATATTGCCGATCCATTGACAAAGGCCTTAAATAGGAAACTAGTTTCAGAAACTGCTAAAAAGATGGGATTGAGCCCACCTACGTAG